The sequence GCGCGCACCACGGCGGCTTTCATCGTCTTTCCCATCGGTCTCCCCGTTGCGATTTTCCGTCCAGCCCGGCGCCATTATGGTGCGGCGAGACGAGTCTCGCCTTGCGCGAGATCAAGGTGTGGGCGCTACCGCAGGTTCTTTCCGGGTCCAATCGTTAATGGCACGGGAACCACATCGGTTAGGTGAACATTCAAGTCTTCGTGCCACGGTGCTGCCCATGCAGCAGATCGGAACAAAATCGATGGGGCACTGGCTGGACGGACGCAAGCGCAACATGGCGCTGGCGATTTATCTGGTATGTGCCGCCGTTGTCGTCGCCTTCGCGCTTTCCAACACGCATATGCTCGGCAGCGCCGGCGGCATCGCCGACGAGGTGCGCGCGCAGGACGAGCGCCATCTGGTGCGAAACGAGGTCGACCGTCAGGTCGAGATTCTTGCCGACGACCAGTCGCGCGTGTCCCACTGGGACGAAGCGGTGAGGGCGCTTGTCGCCCGTATCGACTGGACGTTCGTTCGCGAGGAGATCGCCAACTGGCACTGGGAAGACTTCGGCATCCAGACGACCGTCATGGTCGGGCCCGACGATCTGCCGCGCCTGCTGATCTTCGAGGACGATATCCGCTCCAAGACGGAGGCCGAGGCTTACGTCGCCCTGGCCGCCGATCTCGTCGAGGCGGCACGCCAGGCCTATGCCTCCGCCCGGGAACGGCAGGGAAGCGGCTTCCGGGTGTCCCGCCACCCGGTGCGCTCGTCCAGCCCGCTCTACGTTTCCGACGTGCGGGAGGTGAAGGGCGAGATCAACATGATCGTCGCCCAGGCCATCGTGCCCGACGACGATGCCGTGCTGCCCGACGGGCCGCCCAACATTCTCCTCACCTTCAAGCCGCTGATGCCGTCGATCCTGACGGAAATCGGCCGCAAGCTCGGCCTGAAGGACTTCGCGATCCACCCGGTCGACGCGGTCCCGGCAGACAGCGACGTGATCCCGCTGGGCGACGGCACTCCGCGCTTCGTCGCCACCTGGGTCCGCAGCCATCCCTCCGCCGTGATCTGGCGCGAGGCACTGCCGCTGCTGGTCGGTGTTCTGGTTCTGGCGGCCATCGCGCTCGGCTTCGTTGCCCAGCGCTTTGCCCGCAGCCTCCGTCGCCTGCAGCAGAGCGAGGAGCGCAACCGCTTCCTCGCCAATCACGACGCCCTCACTGGCCTGCCCAACCGGCTGCAGTTCGAACAGGAGATGGAGCGCGTCCTGCAGCGCAGCGAACAGGACCGCTGCGCGGTCCTGTGCATCGATCTCGACCGCTTCAAGCAGGTCAACGACACCTGGGGTCATCCCATCGGCGATCTGGTGATCCGTACCGTGTCTGCCCGCATTCTGGAATCCGTTGGCGACCGGGGCATGGCCGCGCGTGTCGGCGGCGACGAGTTCATCGTGTTGCTGCGTGAGGGGCTCGACCGCGCCTCGGTGCTGGCCCTGTGCGATGCGATCGTCGACAGCGTCTGTTCGGAGATCGTGTTCGATGGCGGCCGGGCCTCGGTCGGCGCCAGCATCGGCGTCGCCTGGTGGCCGGACGATGCGCTCACTGCCAAGTCGGTGATCCGCAGCGCCGACGACGCACTCTACCGCGCCAAGCAGGACGGCCGGGGCCGGACCTTCCTTGCCACCGGCTACGTCCATCCGCCCGCGCCGCCGTCCACAGCCCGCGCAGAAGACCCGTCGCCCGCCATCTGAGCTGCAGCCGCGCGGGCTGTCGCCCTTACATCGGCAGCGACAATTGCCAGGACAGGCCGAACCTGTCGATCAGCCAGCCGAAGCGCGGGCTGAAGCCGTAATTGTCCAGCGGCATGAGAACCGTGCCGCCGTCCGACAGGCGCGCAAAGGCAGTGTCGAGCGCCTCCGCATCCTCCATCTCGACGAACAGCGACATGGATGGCGTGAAGTCGAAGTCGTGCGGCATCGGGCTGTCGATGACGATCAGGTTCTGGCCGGCGAAGGAGACCTTCGCCATGCGCACCGTTCCGGGGGAGGCCGTGTCGTCGCCGTTCAGCTCCAGCAGGTCGAGGGCGAAATCGGGAAACACCGCCTGATAGGTCTCCAGCGCGGCGCGCGCCTTGCCCTGGAACATCAGGTGGGTGAATGCTCTGGTCATCTGCGGGGCCCTGTCGTTTCGAGTGTCTCGAGGCGTCAAAGCGTTACAATGCAATCCGCGACGACTGCTCGCAAGAGTGGTGCCCACCCCGCATGTCTGGCTCGTGCGGCGATTAAACCCGCTAATCACCGCATGATATGCGGTGATTAATTGCAGTTGCGGCGAATGAGGGTTATATTCTCCGCAAAAGGTGCGGAGAATGGCGACCTATATCCATCAACTCGATGCGTGGCCGAAAGTCCACTTCGACCATGCGGCGGTCTCCGGCCCGCTGGCGGCCGTGCGTCACCGGCAGGGACGGCTGGCCGGGCGCATGGATGCGCTTGGCTTCGAACTGCGCTCCGAGGCGGTTCTGGAGACGCTAACGGCGGATGTCGTGAAGTCGAGCGAGATCGAGGGCGAGATCCTGGAGCGCAGCCAGGTTCGCTCCTCCATCGCCCGCCGGCTCGGCATGGATATCGGCGGCCTGCCGCCGGTCGACCGCAATGTCGAGGGCGTCGTCGAGATGACGCTGGATGCGGTCGGTGCGTTCGACAAGCCGCTCACGCAGGAGCGCCTGTTTGGCTGGCACGCGGCGCTGTTTCCCACGGGGCGCAGCGGCATGCTGCGCATCGCCGTCGGTCGCTGGCGCGACGAGGAGGCAGGACCCATGCAGGTGGTCTCGGGCCCCTTCGGCCGCGAGAAGGTCCACTTCGAGGCTCCGCCCGCGTCCCGTGTTGCCGGCGAGATGGCCGCTTTCCTGGAGTGGTTCGAGAGCCCGGATACGCTCGACCCGGTGTTGCGGGCCGCGCTCGCGCATCTGTGGTTCGTCACCATTCACCCCTTCGAGGACGGCAATGGCCGTATCGCGCGCGCGGTCGGCGACATGGCGCTGGCCCGTTCCGAGGGCAGCGGCCAGCGCTTCTACAGCCTCTCCTCGCAGATCCGGCAGGACCGCAAGGGCTATTACGAGATCCTCGAGCGCACCCAGAAAGGCGATCTCGACATCACGCCCTGGCTGCTGTGGCTTCTCGCCTGCCTCGACCGCGCGCTGGACGATTCTGCCCGCATTCTCGAGGACGTGCTGCGCAAGGCGGCCTTCTGGCAGGGGCTGGCCGGCGAGCCGCTCGGCGAACGCCAGCGCAAGGTGCTGAACCGCCTGCTCGACGGCTTCGACGGCAAGCTCACCTCGTCGAAATGGGCGAAGCTGACCAAGACCTCGCCCGATACGGCGCTGCGCGATATCAACGATCTTGTCGCCCGCGGCATTCTCGCGCGCGATCCCGGCGGCGGGCGCTCCACAAGCTATTCGCTGGTTCTGCCGGACGCCCGTTCCGGCCGATCGTGATCCCGTCGGTGCGGCGATTGCCGTTTTTCCTCAACCGCCTATGATCGCGCGACCCCGTTTGCACGGTCGCTTTTGAGGAGACCTTCCATGAAACTCGTCCGTTTCGGACCTGCCGGCAGCGAGCGCCCCGGCCTTGTCGATGCGCAAGGGCGCATCCGCGATCTTTCCGCCCATGTCGACGATATCGCCGGCAAGACCCTTTCCGACGAGGGGCTGGCCCGCATTGCCGCGCTCGATCCTGCCTCGCTGCCGCTGGTGGAAGAGGGCGCGCGCATCGGTCCCTGTGTCGGCCAGGTCGGCAAGTTCGTCTGCATCGGCCTAAACTATTCCGACCACGCGGCCGAATCCGGTCTCGACGTGCCGCCCGAGCCCATCGTCTTCATGAAGGCGACCTCGGCGATCTGCGGTCCCGACGACGGTATCGAGCTGCCGCGCGGCTCTGTAGCAACCGATTGGGAGGTGGAGCTCGCCGTCGTTATCGGCCGTCACGCCAAATACGTGTCCGAGGCCGATGCGCTGTCCCATGTCGCGGGCTACTGCGTTGCCAACGACGTGTCCGAGCGCGATTTCCAGACCAAGCGCGCCGGTCAGTGGACCAAGGGCAAGTCGGCCGACACTTTCGGCCCGCTCGGCCCCTGGCTGGTCACCCGCGATGAGGTGGCCGACCCGCAGGCGCTCGGCCTGTGGCTCGACCTCAACGGCAAGCGCATGCAGACCGGTTCCACCGCGACCATGATCTTCGGCGTCGCCAAGGTGATCTCCTACCTGTCGCATATGATGAGCCTGCATCCGGGCGACGTGATCTCCACCGGCACGCCGCCGGGTGTCGGCATGGGCATCAAGCCGGCTCCGGTCTATCTGAAGCCGGGCGACCGGTTGGCGCTCGGCATCGACGGCCTGGGCACCCAGAACCAACTGGTGCGCGCCGCCGACTGACGCGGGCAGGGGCGGGGAGCCTTGCCCTGAAACGAGAAACGCCGGCGCGGAGGGATCCGCGCCGGCGTTCGTTTTCAAGCGTGTTTCGGCGTTGCCGCGTTACGCGGGCTGGAACGAGCGGACACGGCCGCGCTCGCCGCTGTGATCGCGCGGCTTGGCGCCCTGCGGGCGGCTGTTGCGCTGCTGCTGGCCTGCCGGCTTGTCCTTGCGTGCGCCGCCATTGCCATTGCCGTTGGCACTGCCGCGGAAGCCGCGAGCCTCGCCGCGACCTTCATCGCGTGCGGCGCCTTCGCCGCGCGGGCGGAAGGGCTTGCGCTGCTGCTGCTGGCCACGGCCGCCGCCGCCACGCGCCTGCTTGCGCGGGGCCGGGCCGTCGTCCTCGCGCTCGACCAGCACCTTGCCGATCAGCTTCTCGATGTCGCGCAGGAACGGACGCTCCTCGCGGTCGCAGAAGGAAACGGCGATGCCGCTCTTGCCGGCGCGCGCGGTGCGGCCGATGCGGTGTACATAGGCTTCGGGAACGTTCGGCAGCTCGTAGTTGACGACATGCGACACGCCATCGACATCGATGCCGCGTGCGGCGATGTCGGTAGCCACCAGCACCGGGGTGCGGCCGGAGCGGAAGTTGTCGAGCGCCTTCTGGCGCTGGCTCTGGCTCTTGTTGCCGTGGATCGCGGCGGCCGACAGGCCGGCCTGCTCCAGCTGCTTGGTCACCTTGTCGGCGCCGTGCTTGGTGCGCGTGAAGACGATCGCGCGATCCATGTCCTCGCTGCGCAGCACGTCGACCAGCGCCTGGCGCTTGGCGTCGCGCTCGATCAGGAGAACCTTCTGCTCGATGCGGTCGATCGGCTTGGAGGCCGGAGCCACCGCGATTTCCTGCGGGTTGTTCAGAAAGTCCTCGGCCAGCGCGCGGATCGGCTTCGGCATGGTCGCCGACAGCAGAACCGTCTGGCGGTCACGCGGCAGGCTCGCCAGGATCTGGCGGATCGCCGGCAGGAAGCCGAGGTCGAGCATGTGGTCGGCCTCGTCCAGAACCACGGTGGTGGTCTTGTCGAGACGGATGGCACCGCCCTGCATGTGGTCGATCAAGCGGCCCGGCGTTGCGACAAGAATGTCGACGCCGCGCGCCATGTTGCGCACCTGCGGGAAGGGACGGACGCCGCCGACCACGACGGTGGCCGAATGGCGCACCTTCTGGCCATAGGCGCGGATGCTGTCTGCGATCTGGGCGGCGAGCTCGCGCGTCGGGGCGAGGATCAGCGCGCCGCAGGTCTTCGGCTCGGGCCGGCTGTTCTGCGCGACGATGCGGTTGAGCAGCGGCAGCACGAAGGATGCGGTCTTGCCGGTGCCGGTCTGGGCGAGGCCCAGCACGTCGGCGCCCGACATGATCGCGGGAATGCCCTGCGCCTGAATCGGCGTCGGGGAGGTATAGCCCTCGGCCTCAAGGGCCTTGAGGATCGGCTCGGCGAGGCCGAGGTCGTTGAACGTGGTCAAGCGGACTCCTTGCTCGCGCCGGCACGCCATCATGGGCGAGCGGTCGCGGTCCGTGTCTGTCATGAAGGGAGCTTGCGCAGATCAGCTGCCTTGGGGGCGCGCCGGCACCGAAAACGGACCATGTTGTCCGCCGCTCGGGTAGCAGCGCTTCGTATCGGCAACGATCGGGAGGAAGGTTGCGTCTGGGCGCCGGTCACGAAAGGCTCGTGTCTCCACGCGGACGCCGTTGCGCCGCATAGACCACGTTTGATGTTGCGATGCAACGAAAATCGCTTCCGAAGCCCCGTTCGAGAATTTGGAACAAAAATTCCATATGCGGTTTTTGCACGGCTGTGCAAGGCCTCGCTCCCGCATGGCTTCATGGCTGGACGGGGTGGCGTGGGGCGTATTTGGGTCCGATTGGATCGCTTTGCGCAGCGGTCAAATCGGATGCGGTGCGTGCCCCATGGTCTGCGCCTGATACCAGATGACCGGCTGTAGCTTGATTCTCTACGGGATTGATATCAGGCCAAAACCCGCCAATCCTAGCGGCATCTCTTGTGGTTTTCGTCGCGCCCGCCGTCGCGGTCCCCGGTCTCGTTTTCCACCACGGGCGGGCGATAAAGCGGTTGCAGTCGGCCATAATGGAATTTATGTTCCGTTTTGAGGGGCGAATAGGCCCCTTTGCGGTTCCGGCAGGGCGGGGAGAGGTTGTCATGAGTTCGCAGCAAGGCCGGGACGCGCGGCCGCTCGATGTCATCACCATCGGCCGCGCTTCGGTCGATCTCTACGGCTCCCAGGTCGGCGGCCGGCTGGAGGACATGCGCGGCTTCGCCAAGTATATCGGCGGCTCGCCCACCAACATGGCGGCCGGCACCGCGCGGCTCGGTCTGCGCTCCGCCCTCATCACCCGTGTCGGCGACGAGCACATGGGCCGCTTCATCCGCGAGGAACTGGTGCGCGAGGGCGTCGACGTGCGCGGCGTCAGGACCGATCCGGAGCGGCTGACCGCGCTGGTGCTTCTGGGCATTCGCGACCGCGAGCAGTTTCCGCTGATCTTCTACCGCGAGAATTGCGCCGACATGGCGCTGGACGAGGGCGATATCGACCCTGACTTCATCGCGGAAGCCGGCTGCATCACCGTCACCGGCACTCACCTGTCCAACCCGCGCACCGAGGCGGCGGTGCTGAAGGCCTTGCGCCTTGCCCGCGAAAACGGCGCCCGCACGGCGCTCGACATCGATTACCGGCCCAATCTCTGGGGCCTTGCCGGACACGATGCCGGCGAAAGCCGTTTCATCGAATCCAGCGCGGTGACCGCCAAGCTGCAGTCGCATCTTCACCTCTTCGACCTGATCGTCGGCACGGAGGAGGAGTTCCACATAGCCGGCGGCAGCACCGATACGCTGGCGGCCCTGCGCGCCGTGCGGGCTGTCTCCGCCGCAACGCTCGTGTGCAAGCGCGGGCCGATGGGCGCGGTCGCCTTCGAGGCCGAGATCCCCGACGATCTCGACCAGGGCATCTCCGGCCCGGGCTTTCCCATCGAGGTGTTCAACGTGCTGGGCGCGGGCGACGGCTTCATGTCCGGCCTCTTGCGCGGCTGGCTGCGCGACGAGGGCTGGGAGCGCGCGCTGACCTATGCCAATGCCTGCGGCGCGCTGGCCGTCTCGCGGCACGGCTGCACCCCGTCCTATCCGAGCTGGGAGGAGCTGTGCTTCTTCCTGGAGCGCGGCGTGCGCGTGCCGGCGCTGCGCAAGGACGCGGAGCTGGAGCAGATCCACTGGTCGACGACCCGCAAGGGCGACTGGCCGGAAATGCGGGTCTTTGCCTTCGATCACCGCAAGCAGCTGGAGGAACTGGCCGCCGAGCTCGGCGCCGACCCCGCTCGCATTCCCGCCTTCAAGAAGCTGTGCCTTGCCGCCGCCTGCCGGGTGCAGGCGGGGCGACCCGGCTACGGCATCCTCAGCGACGGGCGGCTCGGAGAGGAGGCGCTGTTCGCTGCCGCCGGCACGGGCCTTTGGATCGGCCGCCCGGTGGAACTCCCCGGCTCCCGGCCGCTGGAACTGGAAATCGGCCCGGACTTTGGCTCCGGCCTTGCCGAATGGCCGGCCGACCATGTGGTCAAGGTCCTGTGCTTCTGTCATCCGGACGACGACGAGACGATGCGTGCGGCGCAGGAGGCGACGGTGCTGCGGCTCGCGCGCGCTGCGCGTGCCAACGGGCTCGAGCTGCTGCTGGAGGTCATTCCGTCCAAGGTCGGGCCGGTCGGCGATGACACCACGGCGAAGCTGATCCGCCGCTTCTACGAGATCGGCGTCTATCCCGACTGGTGGAAGCTGGAGCCCTCCGTCTCCGCCGCCGCCTGGGCGCAGACCTGCGCCGCGATTTCCGAGAACGATCCGCATGTTCGTGGCATCGTCGTGCTCGGTCTCGACGCACCGGTCGAGGATCTGGAAGCCAGTTTCGCGGAAGCTGCCCGCTTCCCGCTGGTCAAGGGCTTTGCCGTCGGGCGCACCATCTTCTTCGAGGCGGCGCGGAGCTGGCTCGGCGGCAGGCTTGACGACGAGGGCGCGATCGCGCTCATGGCGTCGAAATACGAAACGCTTTGCGCGGCCTGGGACCGGGCGAGGGCGGCAGACGGGAGAGCGGCATGACGACGACCATCCGGCTCACGGCGGCACAGGCCGTCACGCGGTATCTCTGCCGGCAGATGAACGAGGACGGCGTTCCCTTCATCTCCGGCGTCTGGGCGATCTTCGGCCACGGCAATGTCGCGGGCCTCGGCGAGGCGCTCTACGGCGTTCGCGATGAGCTGCCGACCTGGCGCGGCCACAACGAGCAGGGCATGGCCCATGCCGCCGTTGCCTATGCCAAGCAGCTCGGCCGCCGCCGGGCGATGGCCGTCACCACCTCCATCGGCCCCGGCGCCACCAACATGCTGACCGCCGCGGCCATGGCCCATGTCAACCGGCTGCCGGTGCTGCTGCTGCCCGGCGACGTCTTCGCGGGGCGCGCGCCCGATCCGGTGCTGCAGCAGCTGGAGGACTTCGGCGACGGCACGGTCAGCGTCAACGACTGCTTCCGTCCGGTCTCGCGCTATTTCGACCGCATCACCCGGCCCGAGCAGCTGTTGACCGCGCTGCCGCGCGCCTTCCGCGTGATGACCGACCCGGCCGAATGCGGCCCGGTCACGCTCGCTTTCTGCCAGGACGTGCAGACCGAGGCCTTCGACTGGCCGGAGAGCTTCTTCGAGCCGAAGGTCTGGCGCATGCGCCGACCCCAGCCGGATCCGGCCGAGCTGGAGGAGGTCGCGCGCCTGATCGCCTCGGCCGAGCGCCCGGTCATCGTTGCCGGCGGCGGCATCCATTATTCCTTTGCGCATCAGGCGCTTGCGCGTTTCGCCGAAGCGCACGGCATTCCGGTCGTCGAGACCCAGGCCGGCAAGTCGGCGCTTGCCTGGGACCATCCTCTCAACTTGGGGTCGGTCGGCGTCACGGGCTCCTCGGCCGCCAATGCGGTCGCCGCCGAGGCCGACGTGGTGCTTGGTGTCGGCACGCGCTTCCAGGACTTCACCACCGGCTCCTGGTCGCTGTTCGCGCGGCCGGACCGCAAGCTCGTCAGCCTCAACGTCTCGCCTTATGATGCGGCCAAGCACGGCGCCGTGCCGCTCTGCGCCGATGCGCGCGACGGGCTGGAGGCTTTGGGCCGGGCACTTGGCGACACGCGGTTCACGCCGCCGGCGGATGATCTCAAGCGCGAGTGGATCGCCGCCGTGGACGCGGCGACAGCCCCGCCGCCCGATGGCAACGCGCTGCCGAGCGATGCCCAGGTGATCGGCGCCGTCCAGCGCAATGTCGATGAAAACGCAGTGGTTTTCTGCGCGGCCGGCGGCCTGCCGGGCGAGCTGCACAAGCTCTGGAAGGCTGCCCGGCCGATGGGCTACCACATGGAATACGGCTTCTCCTGCATGGGCTACGAGATCGCCGGCGGGCTCGGCGCCAAGATGGCGCAGCCCGAGCGCGAGGTCGTCGTCATGGTCGGCGACGGCTCCTACATGATGATGAATTCCGAGCTCGCGACCTCGGTGATGCTGGGCCGCAAGCTCATTGTCGTGCTGCTCGACAATCGCGGCTTCGGCTGCATCAATCGCCTGCAGAGGGCGACCGGCGGCGAGAGCTTCAACAACCTGC comes from Stappia sp. 28M-7 and encodes:
- a CDS encoding diguanylate cyclase domain-containing protein gives rise to the protein MQQIGTKSMGHWLDGRKRNMALAIYLVCAAVVVAFALSNTHMLGSAGGIADEVRAQDERHLVRNEVDRQVEILADDQSRVSHWDEAVRALVARIDWTFVREEIANWHWEDFGIQTTVMVGPDDLPRLLIFEDDIRSKTEAEAYVALAADLVEAARQAYASARERQGSGFRVSRHPVRSSSPLYVSDVREVKGEINMIVAQAIVPDDDAVLPDGPPNILLTFKPLMPSILTEIGRKLGLKDFAIHPVDAVPADSDVIPLGDGTPRFVATWVRSHPSAVIWREALPLLVGVLVLAAIALGFVAQRFARSLRRLQQSEERNRFLANHDALTGLPNRLQFEQEMERVLQRSEQDRCAVLCIDLDRFKQVNDTWGHPIGDLVIRTVSARILESVGDRGMAARVGGDEFIVLLREGLDRASVLALCDAIVDSVCSEIVFDGGRASVGASIGVAWWPDDALTAKSVIRSADDALYRAKQDGRGRTFLATGYVHPPAPPSTARAEDPSPAI
- a CDS encoding VOC family protein — protein: MTRAFTHLMFQGKARAALETYQAVFPDFALDLLELNGDDTASPGTVRMAKVSFAGQNLIVIDSPMPHDFDFTPSMSLFVEMEDAEALDTAFARLSDGGTVLMPLDNYGFSPRFGWLIDRFGLSWQLSLPM
- a CDS encoding Fic family protein, with product MATYIHQLDAWPKVHFDHAAVSGPLAAVRHRQGRLAGRMDALGFELRSEAVLETLTADVVKSSEIEGEILERSQVRSSIARRLGMDIGGLPPVDRNVEGVVEMTLDAVGAFDKPLTQERLFGWHAALFPTGRSGMLRIAVGRWRDEEAGPMQVVSGPFGREKVHFEAPPASRVAGEMAAFLEWFESPDTLDPVLRAALAHLWFVTIHPFEDGNGRIARAVGDMALARSEGSGQRFYSLSSQIRQDRKGYYEILERTQKGDLDITPWLLWLLACLDRALDDSARILEDVLRKAAFWQGLAGEPLGERQRKVLNRLLDGFDGKLTSSKWAKLTKTSPDTALRDINDLVARGILARDPGGGRSTSYSLVLPDARSGRS
- a CDS encoding fumarylacetoacetate hydrolase family protein, translating into MKLVRFGPAGSERPGLVDAQGRIRDLSAHVDDIAGKTLSDEGLARIAALDPASLPLVEEGARIGPCVGQVGKFVCIGLNYSDHAAESGLDVPPEPIVFMKATSAICGPDDGIELPRGSVATDWEVELAVVIGRHAKYVSEADALSHVAGYCVANDVSERDFQTKRAGQWTKGKSADTFGPLGPWLVTRDEVADPQALGLWLDLNGKRMQTGSTATMIFGVAKVISYLSHMMSLHPGDVISTGTPPGVGMGIKPAPVYLKPGDRLALGIDGLGTQNQLVRAAD
- a CDS encoding DEAD/DEAH box helicase, with the protein product MTTFNDLGLAEPILKALEAEGYTSPTPIQAQGIPAIMSGADVLGLAQTGTGKTASFVLPLLNRIVAQNSRPEPKTCGALILAPTRELAAQIADSIRAYGQKVRHSATVVVGGVRPFPQVRNMARGVDILVATPGRLIDHMQGGAIRLDKTTTVVLDEADHMLDLGFLPAIRQILASLPRDRQTVLLSATMPKPIRALAEDFLNNPQEIAVAPASKPIDRIEQKVLLIERDAKRQALVDVLRSEDMDRAIVFTRTKHGADKVTKQLEQAGLSAAAIHGNKSQSQRQKALDNFRSGRTPVLVATDIAARGIDVDGVSHVVNYELPNVPEAYVHRIGRTARAGKSGIAVSFCDREERPFLRDIEKLIGKVLVEREDDGPAPRKQARGGGGRGQQQQRKPFRPRGEGAARDEGRGEARGFRGSANGNGNGGARKDKPAGQQQRNSRPQGAKPRDHSGERGRVRSFQPA
- the iolC gene encoding 5-dehydro-2-deoxygluconokinase translates to MSSQQGRDARPLDVITIGRASVDLYGSQVGGRLEDMRGFAKYIGGSPTNMAAGTARLGLRSALITRVGDEHMGRFIREELVREGVDVRGVRTDPERLTALVLLGIRDREQFPLIFYRENCADMALDEGDIDPDFIAEAGCITVTGTHLSNPRTEAAVLKALRLARENGARTALDIDYRPNLWGLAGHDAGESRFIESSAVTAKLQSHLHLFDLIVGTEEEFHIAGGSTDTLAALRAVRAVSAATLVCKRGPMGAVAFEAEIPDDLDQGISGPGFPIEVFNVLGAGDGFMSGLLRGWLRDEGWERALTYANACGALAVSRHGCTPSYPSWEELCFFLERGVRVPALRKDAELEQIHWSTTRKGDWPEMRVFAFDHRKQLEELAAELGADPARIPAFKKLCLAAACRVQAGRPGYGILSDGRLGEEALFAAAGTGLWIGRPVELPGSRPLELEIGPDFGSGLAEWPADHVVKVLCFCHPDDDETMRAAQEATVLRLARAARANGLELLLEVIPSKVGPVGDDTTAKLIRRFYEIGVYPDWWKLEPSVSAAAWAQTCAAISENDPHVRGIVVLGLDAPVEDLEASFAEAARFPLVKGFAVGRTIFFEAARSWLGGRLDDEGAIALMASKYETLCAAWDRARAADGRAA
- the iolD gene encoding 3D-(3,5/4)-trihydroxycyclohexane-1,2-dione acylhydrolase (decyclizing), which encodes MTTTIRLTAAQAVTRYLCRQMNEDGVPFISGVWAIFGHGNVAGLGEALYGVRDELPTWRGHNEQGMAHAAVAYAKQLGRRRAMAVTTSIGPGATNMLTAAAMAHVNRLPVLLLPGDVFAGRAPDPVLQQLEDFGDGTVSVNDCFRPVSRYFDRITRPEQLLTALPRAFRVMTDPAECGPVTLAFCQDVQTEAFDWPESFFEPKVWRMRRPQPDPAELEEVARLIASAERPVIVAGGGIHYSFAHQALARFAEAHGIPVVETQAGKSALAWDHPLNLGSVGVTGSSAANAVAAEADVVLGVGTRFQDFTTGSWSLFARPDRKLVSLNVSPYDAAKHGAVPLCADARDGLEALGRALGDTRFTPPADDLKREWIAAVDAATAPPPDGNALPSDAQVIGAVQRNVDENAVVFCAAGGLPGELHKLWKAARPMGYHMEYGFSCMGYEIAGGLGAKMAQPEREVVVMVGDGSYMMMNSELATSVMLGRKLIVVLLDNRGFGCINRLQRATGGESFNNLLDTARHVVPSDIDFAAHAASMGAISEKVDDIAGLEAALVRARASERSHVIVIDTDPLATTEAGGHWWDVAVPEVSTREAVRSARASYEKAVKKQNLVD